In a single window of the Eleginops maclovinus isolate JMC-PN-2008 ecotype Puerto Natales chromosome 6, JC_Emac_rtc_rv5, whole genome shotgun sequence genome:
- the toe1 gene encoding target of EGR1 protein 1: protein MASSLVVPVIDVQNDTFKELWPAMVLAIKTSSFVALDTELSGLGNRKSLLAESIEDRYKAICHAARSRSILSLGFACYKKLDDKAAETYLVQVYNLTLLCSEEYIIEPQSVQFLVQHGFDFNKQYAHGIPYCKGNNKAESDDRGVHIRALFTELLRARKPLVLHNGLIDMAFLYQSFYAHLPDRLTTFTADLSEMFPAGIYDTKYVTEFELRLTASYLEYAYKKCKLDSSRRATSGGAEPHLQLEFCQYAGHMSHYVDYRVCPALGSVEGQTDICQRFSAFGWCPNGSQCLLSHDTDLIILQDEKDLGDKRSKRKRRKDKRKGKGEAAEDGAPEHKIPHMEVDPQETPDEKQGAESYPEKGALMDTQQNEGEKADIEGNGVSKENVDFRNLETPTTDDNTKTNTNNVEEESRTEDRGSEQLIKKSPKTDNQKQNNDSGTHRAGFDAFMTGYIFGHSLTLNKKKRPGAVEKEQQEKEEESWLPSCLNKVYLSCKSTPLNVVKSTFSKSSKAHVAKMEMVWGKSVVNALQPSI, encoded by the exons ATGGCTTCCTCTCTGGTTGTTCCCGTTATTGATGTCCAGAATGATACCTTCAAAGAGCTTTGGCCTGCTATGGTATTGGCCATTAAAACCTCTTCCTTCGTTGCACTGGACACG GAACTGAGTGGTCTTGGAAACAGGAAATCCTTGCTGGCTGA ATCTATAGAGGACCGATATAAAGCCATATGCCATGCAGCTCGCTCTCGTTCCATCCTCTCCCTGGGATTCGCCTGTTACAAGAAACTGGACGATAAG GCCGCTGAAACGTACCTGGTCCAGGTGTATAACCTCACCCTGCTGTGTTCAGAGGAGTACATCATAGAGCCTCAGTCAGTCCAGTTCCTGGTGCAGCATGGCTTTGACTTTAACAAGCAGTACGCCCACGGAATCCCTTACTGCAAGGGCAATAATAAG GCAGAATCAGACGATCGGGGGGTCCACATCCGAGCGTTATTCACTGAACTGCTGCGTGCCAGGAAGCCCCTGGTGCTCCACAACGGCCTCATCGACATGGCCTTCCTTTACCAG AGTTTTTATGCACATCTACCCGATCGCCTGACCACCTTCACAGCCGACCTGTCTGAGATGTTTCCTGCCGGCATCTACGACACCAAATATGTCACCGAATTCGAGCTCCGCCTCACTGCCTCCTACCTGGAGTATGCCTATAAGAAATG TAAGCTGGATAGCAGTCGCAGGGCCACCTCTGGAGGAGCTGAGCCTCACCTTCAGCTAGAGTTCTGTCAGTATGCTGGTCACATGTCCCACTACGTGGACTACAGAGTGTGTCCAGCTCTGGGCTCTGTTGAGGGACAAACTGACATCTGCCAGCGCTTCTCC GCATTTGGCTGGTGTCCAAATGGCAGCCAGTGTCTATTATCCCACGACACTGACCTGATCATTCTCCAGGACGAGAAAGACCTGGGGGACAAGAGAAGTAAGAGGAAGAGACgtaaagataagaggaaaggtAAAGGCGAGGCAGCGGAAGACGGGGCCCCTGAACACAAAATCCCCCACATGGAGGTGGATCCGCAAGAAACGCCAGATGAGAAGCAAGGGGCTGAGTCATACCCAGAAAAAGGGGCACTAATGGACACCCAACAGAATGAAGGGGAGAAAGCAGACATCGAGGGGAACGGAGTGAGCAAAGAGAACGTAGACTTCAGAAACCTTGAAACACCCACTACTGATGACAACACAAAAACCAACACAAACAACGTTGAAGAAGAAAGCAGAACAGAAGACAGAGGAAGTGAACAATTAATCAAGAAATCGCCTAAGACTGACAATCAGAAGCAAAACAACGATTCAGGAACACACCGAGCCGGGTTTGACGCCTTTATGACGGGATACATTTTTGGCCACTCATTAACCCTCAACAAGAAGAAAAGACCGGGAGCTGTGGAGAAGGAGCAgcaagagaaggaggaggagtcgTGGCTTCCTTCATGTCTCAATAAGGTCTACCTCAGCTGTAAATCAACCCCTCTCAACGTGGTTAAAAGCACCTTCTCCAAATCATCCAAGGCCCATGTGGCCAAGATGGAGATGGTTTGGGGAAAGAGTGTAGTGAACGCACTTCAACCCAGTATTTAA